A single Callithrix jacchus isolate 240 chromosome 4, calJac240_pri, whole genome shotgun sequence DNA region contains:
- the SERPINB1 gene encoding leukocyte elastase inhibitor — translation MEQLSSANTRFALDLFLALSENNPAGNVFISPFSISSAMAMVFLGTRGNTAAQLSKTFHFNTVEEIHSRFQSLNADINKRGASYILKLANRLYGEKTYNFLPEFLASTEKTYGAVLTGVDFQHAPEDARKTINQWVKGQTEGKIPELLASGVVDNMTKLVLVNAIYFKGNWQEKFLKEATTDAPFRLNKKDTKTVKMMYQKNKFPFGYIEDLKCRVLELPYQGKELSMVILLPDDTDDESMGLKKVEEQLTLEKLREWTKPENLSSIEVNVSLPRFKLEESYILNSDLARLGVQDLFDSSKADLSGMSGARDIFISKIVHKAFVEVNEEGTEAAAATAGVVTFCMLMPEENFTADHPFIFFIRHKSSGSILFFGRYSSP, via the exons ATGGAGCAGCTGAGCTCAGCAAACACCCGCTTCGCCTTGGACCTGTTCCTGGCCTTGAGTGAGAACAATCCGGCTGGAAATGTCTTCATCTctccctttagcatttcatcTGCGATGGCCATGGTCTTTCTGGGGACCAGAGGTAACACGGCGGCGCAGCTGTCCAAG ACTTTTCATTTCAACACGGTTGAGGAGATTCATTCAAGATTCCAGAGCCTGAATGCTGATATCAACAAACGTGGTGCATCCTATATTCTGAAACTTGCTAATAGATTATACGGAGAGAAAACTTACAATTTCCTCCCT gagtTCTTGGCTTCGACTGAGAAAACATATGGTGCCGTCCTGACTGGTGTGGATTTTCAGCATGCCCCTGAAGACGCAAGGAAGACCATAAACCAGTGGGTGAAGGGACAGACAGAAG gGAAGATTCCAGAACTGTTGGCTTCAGGCGTGGTTGATAACATGACTAAACTTGTGCTAGTAAATGCCATCTATTTCAAGGGAAACTGGCAGGAGAAATTCCTAAAAGAGGCCACGACGGATGCTCCGTTCAGATTGAATAAG AAAGATACAAAAACTGTGAAAATGATGTATCAGAAGAACAAATTTCCATTTGGCTACATCGAGGACCTTAAGTGCCGTGTGCTGGAACTGCCTTACCAAGGCAAGGAGCTCAGCATGGTCATCCTGCTGCCGGATGACACTGACGATGAGTCCATGGGCCTGAAGAAG GTTGAGGAACAGTTGACTTTGGAAAAGCTGCGTGAGTGGACCAAACCTGAGAATCTCAGTTCCATTGAAGTTAATGTCAGCTTGCCCAGGTTCAAACTGGAAGAGAGTTACATCCTCAACTCTGACCTGGCCCGCCTGGGTGTGCAGGATCTCTTTGACAGTAGCAAGGCTGATCTGTCTGGCATGTCAGGAGCCAGAGATATCTTTATATCAAAAATTGTTCATAAGGCCTTTGTGGAGGTGAATGAAGAGGGAACAGAGGCAGCAGCTGCCACAGCGGGCGTCGTCACTTTCTGCATGCTGATGCCAGAGGAAAATTTCACAGCCGaccatccatttattttctttattcggCACAAATCCTCAGGTAGCATCCTGTTCTTTGGCAGATATTCTTCCCCTTAG